The Mycolicibacterium hassiacum DSM 44199 genome includes a window with the following:
- a CDS encoding DUF4177 domain-containing protein translates to MTEPTRWEYATVPLLTHATKQILDQWGEDGWELVSVIPGPTGEQHVAYLKRPK, encoded by the coding sequence ATGACCGAACCGACCCGGTGGGAGTACGCGACCGTCCCGCTGCTGACACACGCCACCAAGCAGATCCTCGATCAGTGGGGTGAGGACGGCTGGGAGTTGGTGTCGGTGATTCCCGGCCCGACCGGTGAGCAGCACGTCGCCTACCTGAAGAGGCCGAAGTGA
- the acs gene encoding acetate--CoA ligase: protein MTDTTAQTSQAPSVFPPSPEFAAQANATEELYREAERDRLAFWARQANRLAWDTPFTEVLDWSDAPFAKWFVGGKLNVAYNCVDRHVEAGLGDRVAILWEGEPGDSRRITYAELKDEVCRAANFLTELGLVAGDRVAIYMPMLPEAIVAMLACARLGILHSVVFAGFSASALAARVQDAEAKLVITADGQFRRGQAVSLKESVDEALKDQPSVEHVLVVRRTGIDTPWTEGRDLWWHDTVAKASPQHTPEAFDSEHPLFLLYTSGTTGKPKGIIHTSGGYLTQVSYTHYYVFDLKPETDVYWCTADIGWVTGHSYIVYGPLSNAATQVVYEGTPNTPNEHRHFEIIEKYGVTIYYTAPTLVRMFMKWGREFPDAHDLSSLRLLGSVGEPINPEAWLWYRDAFGGNRTPIVDTWWQTETGAIMISPLPGISKCKPGSAMRPLPGISARVVDDEGNDLVPGADEQEHVTGYLVLDQPWPAMLRGIWGDPERYKQTYWSRYAEQGWYFAGDGARIDSDGAIWLLGRIDDVMNVSGHRISTTEVESALVGHAGVAEAAVVGASDETTGQAICAFVILESHAKNAGDEIVEELREQVAKEIGKIARPREIHVVPELPKTRSGKIMRRLLRDVAEGRELGDTSTLVDPSVFEAIRAAK, encoded by the coding sequence ATGACCGACACTACGGCGCAGACCTCCCAAGCCCCGTCCGTGTTCCCGCCTTCGCCCGAATTCGCAGCTCAGGCCAACGCCACCGAGGAGCTGTACCGGGAGGCGGAGCGTGACCGGCTCGCTTTCTGGGCCAGGCAGGCGAACCGCCTCGCCTGGGACACCCCGTTCACCGAGGTGCTGGACTGGTCGGACGCACCGTTCGCCAAGTGGTTCGTCGGCGGCAAGCTCAACGTGGCCTACAACTGCGTGGACCGGCACGTCGAGGCCGGTCTCGGCGACCGGGTCGCGATCCTGTGGGAGGGCGAACCCGGCGACAGCCGCAGGATCACCTACGCCGAGCTCAAGGACGAGGTGTGCCGGGCCGCGAACTTCCTGACCGAGCTCGGGCTGGTCGCCGGCGACCGGGTGGCCATCTACATGCCGATGCTGCCCGAGGCGATCGTGGCGATGCTGGCGTGCGCGCGGCTCGGGATTCTGCACAGCGTGGTGTTCGCCGGGTTCTCCGCCTCGGCGCTGGCGGCACGTGTCCAAGACGCCGAGGCCAAGCTGGTGATCACCGCCGACGGACAGTTCCGCCGCGGTCAGGCGGTGTCACTGAAGGAGTCGGTCGACGAGGCGCTCAAGGACCAGCCGAGCGTCGAACACGTTCTGGTGGTGCGCCGCACCGGAATCGACACCCCCTGGACCGAGGGCCGCGATCTGTGGTGGCACGACACCGTCGCCAAGGCCTCGCCGCAGCACACCCCGGAGGCGTTCGACTCCGAGCATCCGCTGTTTCTGCTCTACACCTCCGGGACCACCGGCAAGCCCAAGGGCATCATTCACACCTCGGGCGGCTACCTCACCCAGGTGTCCTACACGCACTACTACGTGTTCGACCTCAAGCCCGAGACCGACGTGTACTGGTGCACCGCCGATATCGGCTGGGTCACCGGCCACAGCTACATCGTCTACGGGCCGCTGTCCAACGCGGCCACCCAGGTGGTCTACGAGGGCACCCCGAACACCCCGAACGAGCACCGGCACTTCGAGATCATCGAAAAGTACGGCGTCACCATCTATTACACCGCTCCCACGCTGGTGCGGATGTTCATGAAGTGGGGCCGCGAGTTCCCCGACGCCCACGATCTGTCGAGCCTGCGGCTGCTCGGCTCGGTGGGTGAGCCGATCAACCCGGAGGCCTGGCTGTGGTATCGGGATGCTTTCGGCGGCAACAGGACTCCGATCGTCGATACCTGGTGGCAGACCGAGACCGGCGCCATCATGATCTCGCCGCTGCCCGGTATTTCGAAGTGCAAACCGGGTTCGGCGATGCGGCCGCTGCCGGGGATCTCCGCCCGGGTCGTCGACGACGAGGGCAACGACCTGGTGCCCGGCGCCGACGAGCAGGAGCACGTCACCGGATACCTGGTGCTCGACCAGCCGTGGCCGGCGATGCTGCGCGGTATCTGGGGCGATCCGGAGCGGTACAAACAGACCTACTGGTCGCGCTACGCCGAACAGGGCTGGTACTTCGCCGGTGACGGCGCCCGCATCGACTCCGACGGGGCCATCTGGCTGTTGGGCCGTATCGACGACGTGATGAACGTGTCCGGGCACCGCATCTCGACGACGGAGGTGGAGTCGGCGCTCGTCGGTCATGCCGGGGTGGCCGAGGCCGCGGTGGTCGGTGCCTCCGACGAGACCACCGGCCAGGCGATCTGCGCGTTCGTGATCCTCGAATCGCACGCCAAGAACGCCGGCGACGAGATCGTCGAGGAGTTGCGCGAGCAGGTGGCCAAGGAGATCGGCAAGATCGCGCGGCCGCGTGAGATCCACGTCGTGCCCGAGTTGCCCAAGACCCGCAGCGGCAAGATCATGCGCCGGCTGTTGCGCGACGTCGCCGAGGGCCGCGAACTCGGCGACACCTCGACGCTGGTCGATCCCAGCGTGTTCGAGGCGATCCGGGCCGCCAAGTAG
- the nth gene encoding endonuclease III: MGLVRRARRMNRALKKAFPHVYCELDFTNPLELTVATILSAQSTDKRVNLTTPALFKRYRTALDYARADRTELEELIRPTGFYRNKANALIRLGQELVERFDGQVPDTLEELVTLPGIGRKTANVILGNAFGVPGLTVDTHFSRLVRRWGWTDHTDPVKIEFAVAELIERREWTDFSHRVIFHGRRVCHARKPACGVCVLAKDCPSFGLGPTDPLLAAPLVKGPERDHLLALAGL; the protein is encoded by the coding sequence CTGGGCCTCGTCCGCCGAGCACGCCGGATGAACCGCGCCCTGAAGAAGGCGTTCCCGCACGTCTACTGCGAACTGGACTTCACCAACCCGCTCGAGTTGACCGTGGCGACCATCCTGTCGGCGCAGAGCACCGACAAGCGGGTCAACCTCACCACCCCGGCGCTGTTCAAGCGCTACCGCACCGCGCTGGACTACGCCCGGGCCGACCGCACCGAACTCGAGGAGCTGATCCGGCCCACCGGGTTCTACCGCAACAAGGCCAATGCGCTGATCCGCCTCGGCCAGGAACTCGTCGAACGGTTCGACGGGCAGGTACCCGACACCCTCGAGGAGCTGGTCACGCTGCCCGGCATCGGCCGCAAGACCGCCAACGTCATCCTCGGCAACGCGTTCGGCGTGCCGGGGCTGACCGTCGACACCCACTTCTCCCGGCTGGTGCGGCGCTGGGGCTGGACCGATCACACCGACCCGGTCAAGATCGAGTTCGCCGTCGCCGAGCTGATCGAACGGCGCGAATGGACTGACTTCAGTCACCGGGTGATCTTTCACGGCCGACGGGTCTGCCACGCCCGCAAGCCCGCCTGCGGGGTGTGCGTGCTGGCCAAGGACTGCCCGTCGTTCGGCCTCGGACCGACCGACCCCCTGCTGGCGGCGCCGCTGGTGAAGGGCCCGGAACGGGACCACCTGCTGGCGCTGGCCGGCCTGTAA
- a CDS encoding alpha/beta fold hydrolase has product MPPPDPSVVRIDGPWRHLDVHANGIRFHVVEALPADASAAPVTERPLLILLHGFGSFWWSWRHQLRGLTDARVVAVDLRGYGGSDKPPRGYDSWTLAGDTAGLVRALGHRDAILVGHADGGLVCWATAVLHPRVVRAIAVVSSPHPVALRSSALRRRDQAGALLPSLLGYQVPIWPEHRLTRHNGAELERLVRRRAGEKWLATDDFAETITHLRRAIQIPSAAHSALEYQRWAVRSQFRLEGHRFMRLMRRRIDIPVLHLRGDADPYVLADPVRRTERLVPHGRYVTLSDAGHFGHEETPDQVNDRLSAFVRQVCG; this is encoded by the coding sequence ATGCCACCACCCGACCCGTCGGTGGTCCGCATCGACGGTCCGTGGCGTCATCTGGACGTGCACGCCAACGGAATTCGCTTCCACGTCGTGGAGGCGCTGCCCGCCGACGCCTCGGCCGCACCGGTCACCGAGCGGCCGCTGCTGATCCTGTTGCACGGGTTCGGGTCGTTCTGGTGGTCCTGGCGGCATCAGCTGCGCGGTCTGACCGACGCCCGCGTGGTGGCCGTCGACCTGCGCGGCTACGGGGGCAGCGACAAACCGCCCCGCGGCTACGACAGCTGGACGCTGGCCGGGGACACCGCCGGGTTGGTCCGCGCGCTCGGTCACCGCGACGCGATCCTGGTCGGCCACGCCGACGGCGGGCTGGTGTGCTGGGCGACCGCGGTGCTGCATCCGCGGGTGGTGCGGGCGATCGCGGTGGTCAGTTCCCCGCATCCGGTCGCGCTGCGGTCGTCGGCGCTGCGGCGGCGCGACCAGGCGGGCGCACTGCTGCCGTCGCTGCTCGGCTACCAGGTGCCGATCTGGCCCGAGCACCGGCTGACCCGGCACAACGGCGCCGAGTTGGAGCGCCTGGTGCGCCGGCGTGCCGGCGAGAAGTGGCTTGCCACCGATGATTTCGCCGAAACGATCACGCACCTGCGGCGCGCCATCCAGATCCCGTCGGCCGCGCACTCGGCGCTGGAGTACCAGCGCTGGGCGGTGCGCAGCCAGTTCCGCCTCGAAGGGCATCGGTTCATGCGGTTGATGCGGCGACGCATCGACATCCCGGTGCTGCACCTGCGCGGCGACGCCGACCCGTACGTGCTGGCCGACCCGGTGCGCCGCACCGAGCGCCTGGTCCCGCACGGTCGATACGTGACCCTCTCCGACGCAGGGCATTTCGGCCACGAGGAGACGCCGGACCAGGTCAACGACCGGCTGTCGGCCTTCGTGCGGCAGGTCTGCGGCTAG
- a CDS encoding TlpA family protein disulfide reductase has translation MSTSTKWTLAALAAVVALVVALGAQMRSAYTPSGPGDPVAARDRRDADTPAALAEPRRRADLAPCPAPGVGPGPAALRGIELECAGDGSRVDVARALAGRTVVLNLWAYWCAPCTQELPAMAEYQRRVGPAVTVLTVHQDENETAALLRLAELGVHLPTLQDGRRRIAAALKVPNVMPATVLLRADGTVAEVLPRSFDSADEIAAAVEAKMGTVR, from the coding sequence ATGAGCACCTCGACCAAGTGGACCCTCGCGGCGCTCGCCGCCGTGGTGGCGCTCGTCGTCGCGCTCGGCGCCCAGATGCGCAGCGCCTACACCCCGTCCGGACCGGGTGACCCGGTTGCCGCGCGCGACCGCCGCGACGCCGACACCCCCGCGGCGCTGGCCGAACCCCGCCGCCGTGCCGACCTCGCGCCCTGCCCGGCGCCGGGCGTCGGTCCGGGACCGGCCGCGCTGCGCGGCATCGAGCTGGAGTGCGCCGGCGACGGGTCCCGCGTCGATGTGGCCCGCGCGCTGGCCGGCCGGACGGTGGTGCTCAACCTGTGGGCCTACTGGTGCGCGCCGTGCACCCAGGAACTCCCGGCGATGGCCGAGTACCAGCGCCGGGTCGGCCCCGCGGTCACCGTGCTGACCGTGCACCAGGACGAGAACGAGACCGCGGCGCTGCTGCGGCTGGCCGAACTGGGTGTGCACCTGCCGACCCTGCAGGACGGCCGGCGCCGCATCGCCGCGGCGCTGAAGGTGCCCAACGTGATGCCCGCGACCGTGCTGCTGCGCGCCGACGGTACCGTGGCCGAGGTCCTGCCGCGCTCCTTCGACAGTGCCGACGAGATCGCGGCAGCGGTGGAGGCGAAGATGGGAACGGTCAGGTGA
- a CDS encoding MBL fold metallo-hydrolase, whose product MSDEPGEALQHPAYGQLRPVTGTASVLLCDNPGLLTLEGTNTWVLRGPGSDASVIVDPGPDDDAHIERLAALGPIPLVLISHKHDDHTGAIDKLVDRTGAVVRSVGSGFLRGLGGPLADGEVIEAAGLRITVLATPGHTADSVSFLVDDPRGEQSGAVLTADTVLGRGTTVIDKEDGSLGAYLDSLQRLHGLPRRTVLPGHGPELADSREVTAMYLAHRHERLDQVRAALRELGEDASARQVVEHVYTDVDEKLWDAAEWSVQAQLDYLRT is encoded by the coding sequence GTGAGCGACGAGCCGGGCGAGGCCCTGCAGCACCCGGCCTACGGGCAGCTGCGGCCGGTGACCGGCACCGCGTCGGTGCTGTTGTGCGACAACCCTGGCCTGCTGACCCTGGAGGGCACCAACACCTGGGTGCTGCGGGGCCCGGGCAGCGACGCGTCGGTGATCGTCGATCCCGGACCCGATGACGATGCGCACATCGAGCGGCTCGCCGCACTCGGCCCGATCCCGCTGGTGCTGATCAGCCACAAGCACGACGATCACACCGGCGCCATCGACAAGCTCGTCGACCGCACCGGCGCGGTGGTCCGCTCGGTGGGCAGCGGGTTTCTGCGCGGGCTCGGCGGCCCGCTGGCCGACGGCGAGGTGATCGAGGCGGCCGGGCTGCGCATCACCGTGCTCGCCACCCCCGGGCACACCGCCGACTCGGTGTCGTTCCTGGTCGACGACCCACGCGGTGAGCAGTCGGGGGCGGTGCTGACCGCCGACACCGTGCTCGGCCGCGGCACCACCGTCATCGACAAGGAGGACGGCAGCCTCGGCGCCTATCTGGACTCGCTGCAGCGGCTGCACGGGCTGCCGCGCCGCACCGTGCTCCCGGGACACGGGCCCGAGCTCGCCGACTCCCGGGAGGTCACCGCGATGTACCTCGCGCACCGCCACGAGCGGCTCGATCAGGTCCGCGCCGCGCTGCGGGAACTCGGCGAGGACGCCAGCGCCCGCCAGGTCGTCGAACACGTCTACACCGACGTGGACGAGAAGCTGTGGGACGCGGCCGAATGGAGTGTCCAGGCGCAGTTGGACTATCTGCGCACATGA
- a CDS encoding phage holin family protein has product MSDRRNGAPSTVTSIPLVDPHAPKPDPSIGDLVKEATAQVSTLVRAEVELAKAEITRDVKKGLTGSVYFILALVVLFYSTFFFFFFLGELLDVWLVKWAAYLIVFGLMVLTTAGFTLLGYLKVRRIRGPRKTIESVKGLPEALTPGQDKAVVPASTDGNKPASPADPSGW; this is encoded by the coding sequence GTGAGCGATCGCAGGAATGGCGCGCCGTCCACCGTGACCTCGATACCGCTGGTCGACCCACATGCCCCGAAGCCCGACCCGTCCATCGGCGACCTGGTCAAGGAAGCCACCGCCCAGGTGTCCACCCTGGTGCGCGCCGAGGTCGAGCTGGCCAAGGCCGAGATCACCCGCGACGTCAAGAAGGGCCTCACCGGCAGCGTCTACTTCATCCTGGCGCTGGTGGTGCTGTTCTACTCCACCTTCTTTTTCTTCTTCTTCCTCGGCGAACTGCTGGACGTCTGGCTGGTGAAGTGGGCCGCCTATCTGATCGTGTTCGGCCTGATGGTGCTGACCACCGCGGGGTTCACGCTGCTCGGCTACCTCAAGGTGCGCCGCATCCGGGGACCGCGCAAGACCATCGAGTCGGTCAAGGGGTTGCCCGAGGCGCTCACCCCCGGCCAGGACAAGGCCGTCGTGCCGGCGTCGACCGACGGCAACAAACCGGCGTCACCGGCTGACCCCTCGGGCTGGTAA
- the marP gene encoding acid resistance serine protease MarP: MTSSQWLDLAVLAVAFIAAVSGWRSGALGSLLSFVGVLLGAVAGVLLAPHVVSHIQGPRTKLFVTLFLILALVVIGEIAGVVLGRAVRGAIRNPGMRAIDSIVGVAMQMVAVLVAAWMLTFPLQSSDQPNMAAAVRGSQVLKGVNDIAPEWLRSVPDRLSALLDTSGLPDVLHPFGRTPIVAVDPPDAALADDPVVAATRGSVVKIRGVAPGCQKVLEGSGFVVAPHRVMSNAHVVAGAESATVEVNGRTYDAYVVSYDPQTDISILDVPDLTAPPLAFAQGEVPSGTSAIVMGYPGGGDFVATPARIRETIDLNGPDIYRESTVTREVYTIRGTIRQGNSGGPMIDQAGNVLGVVFGAAVDDADTGFVLTARAVEQQLAGVHNTARVATGRCVN, from the coding sequence ATGACATCGTCGCAGTGGCTCGACCTCGCCGTGCTGGCGGTCGCCTTCATCGCCGCCGTTTCCGGCTGGCGCTCCGGTGCGCTCGGGTCGCTGCTGTCGTTCGTCGGGGTGCTGCTCGGCGCGGTCGCCGGGGTGCTGCTCGCACCGCACGTCGTCAGCCACATCCAGGGGCCGCGCACCAAACTGTTCGTCACCCTGTTCCTCATCCTCGCGCTGGTGGTCATCGGTGAGATCGCCGGCGTGGTGCTCGGCCGAGCGGTGCGCGGCGCGATCCGCAACCCCGGGATGCGCGCCATCGATTCGATCGTCGGGGTGGCCATGCAGATGGTGGCCGTGTTGGTCGCCGCATGGATGCTGACCTTTCCGCTGCAGTCGTCGGACCAGCCGAACATGGCTGCGGCGGTACGCGGATCGCAGGTCCTCAAGGGGGTCAACGACATCGCGCCGGAATGGCTGCGGTCGGTGCCGGACCGGCTCTCGGCGCTGCTGGACACCTCCGGGCTGCCCGATGTGCTGCACCCGTTCGGCCGCACCCCGATCGTCGCGGTGGATCCGCCGGACGCCGCGCTGGCCGACGACCCGGTGGTGGCGGCGACCCGCGGCAGCGTGGTCAAGATCCGCGGGGTGGCCCCGGGCTGCCAGAAGGTGCTCGAAGGCAGCGGCTTCGTCGTCGCCCCGCACCGGGTGATGTCCAACGCGCACGTGGTGGCCGGCGCCGAGAGCGCCACCGTCGAGGTCAACGGCCGGACCTACGACGCGTATGTGGTGTCCTACGACCCGCAGACCGACATCTCGATCCTCGACGTCCCGGATCTGACCGCGCCGCCGCTGGCGTTCGCCCAGGGGGAGGTGCCCAGCGGCACCAGCGCCATCGTGATGGGGTACCCGGGCGGCGGCGATTTCGTCGCCACCCCGGCGCGCATCCGGGAGACCATCGATCTCAACGGTCCCGACATCTACCGCGAGAGCACCGTGACCCGCGAGGTGTACACCATCAGAGGCACAATCCGCCAAGGTAATTCGGGCGGACCAATGATCGACCAGGCCGGCAACGTGCTGGGCGTGGTGTTCGGCGCGGCCGTCGACGACGCCGACACCGGGTTCGTGCTGACCGCACGGGCGGTCGAGCAGCAGCTGGCCGGCGTGCACAACACCGCGCGGGTGGCCACCGGCCGCTGCGTCAACTAG
- the crp gene encoding cAMP-activated global transcriptional regulator CRP, translating into MDEILARAGIFQGVEPSAVAALTKQLQPVDFPRGHTVFAEGEPGDRLYIIISGKVKIGRRSPDGRENLLTIMGPSDMFGELSIFDPGPRTSSATTITDVRAVSMDRDALRSWIKDRPEIAEQLLRVLARRLRRTNNALADLIFTDVPGRVAKQLLQLAQRFGTQEGGMLRVTHDLTQEEIAQLVGASRETVNKALADFAHRGWIRLEGKSVLICDSERLARRAR; encoded by the coding sequence GTGGACGAGATCCTGGCGAGGGCCGGAATCTTCCAGGGAGTCGAACCGAGCGCCGTCGCCGCGCTGACCAAGCAACTGCAGCCTGTCGACTTCCCGCGCGGGCACACCGTGTTCGCGGAGGGGGAACCCGGCGACCGGCTGTACATCATCATCTCGGGCAAGGTCAAGATCGGCCGGCGGTCGCCGGACGGGCGGGAGAACCTGCTCACCATCATGGGGCCGTCGGACATGTTCGGCGAGTTGTCCATCTTCGACCCGGGTCCGCGTACGTCGAGCGCGACCACCATCACCGACGTCCGTGCGGTGTCGATGGACCGGGACGCGCTCCGGTCGTGGATCAAGGACCGTCCCGAGATCGCCGAGCAGCTGCTGCGGGTGCTGGCCCGTCGCCTGCGCCGCACCAACAACGCCCTGGCGGACCTGATCTTCACCGACGTTCCGGGCCGGGTGGCCAAGCAGCTGCTGCAGCTGGCGCAGCGGTTCGGCACCCAGGAGGGCGGCATGCTGCGGGTCACCCACGACCTGACACAGGAGGAGATCGCCCAGCTGGTCGGGGCGTCGCGCGAGACGGTGAACAAGGCGCTGGCCGACTTCGCCCACCGCGGCTGGATCCGGCTCGAGGGCAAGAGCGTGCTGATCTGCGACTCCGAGCGCCTCGCTCGGCGAGCCCGGTAA
- a CDS encoding S1 family peptidase, whose protein sequence is MVSPPVAAAQTQVPLGGGSGLVVNGETMCTLTAIGHDRNGDLVGFTSAHCGGPGAKVAAEGAEDAGVLGTMVAGNDALDYAVIKFDPQKVQPVNEVKGFRIDGLGPDPRVGEIACKLGRTTGHSCGMTWGPGEQPGTIVNQVCGQPGDSGAPVTVNNRLVGMIHGAFSETLPTCIIKYIPLHTPAVTVSMNAVLADINAKNRPGAGFVPIGAAG, encoded by the coding sequence ATGGTCTCGCCCCCAGTCGCCGCCGCCCAGACACAGGTGCCGCTCGGCGGCGGTTCCGGGCTGGTCGTCAACGGCGAGACCATGTGCACACTCACCGCGATCGGCCACGACCGCAACGGGGACCTGGTCGGCTTCACCTCGGCGCACTGCGGCGGACCGGGTGCGAAGGTGGCCGCCGAGGGCGCGGAGGACGCCGGGGTGCTGGGCACCATGGTGGCCGGCAACGACGCGCTGGACTACGCCGTGATCAAGTTCGACCCGCAGAAGGTGCAGCCGGTCAACGAGGTCAAGGGGTTCCGGATCGACGGGCTGGGCCCGGACCCCAGGGTCGGCGAGATCGCCTGCAAGCTCGGGCGCACCACCGGGCACTCGTGCGGAATGACCTGGGGCCCGGGCGAGCAGCCGGGCACCATCGTCAACCAGGTGTGCGGCCAGCCCGGCGACTCCGGCGCGCCGGTCACCGTGAACAACCGGCTGGTCGGCATGATCCACGGGGCGTTCTCCGAGACGCTGCCGACCTGCATCATCAAGTACATCCCGCTGCACACGCCGGCGGTCACCGTGTCGATGAACGCGGTGCTGGCCGATATCAACGCCAAGAACCGGCCCGGGGCGGGGTTCGTCCCGATCGGCGCCGCCGGCTGA
- a CDS encoding NUDIX hydrolase, which produces MSGPGSEYRPGGEWAGWRGESRLLAPDAAPNWLRPLVDNADDLRNVYRRRMAPEVMKLLKDAKRVAPRKRDAAVLVLFSGPPDAPAERTPPEADLLVTVRSATLRHHAGQAAFPGGAADPGDPDPVHTALREAREETDLDVTRLRPLTTLSKIFIPPSGFHVVPVLAYSPDPGPVRVVDPSETAHVTRVPLRAFINPENRIMVYRKENTRRSAGPAFLLNEMLVWGFTGQVISAMLDVAGWAQPWDTDDIRELEEAMALVGRGGDYREAQL; this is translated from the coding sequence GTGAGCGGCCCGGGGAGCGAGTACCGGCCCGGCGGTGAGTGGGCCGGCTGGCGCGGGGAGTCGCGGCTGCTCGCACCCGATGCCGCGCCGAACTGGCTGCGCCCGCTGGTCGACAACGCCGACGACCTCAGGAACGTCTACCGCCGCCGGATGGCGCCCGAGGTGATGAAGCTGCTCAAGGACGCCAAACGGGTGGCGCCGCGCAAGCGCGACGCCGCGGTGCTGGTGCTGTTCTCCGGTCCGCCCGACGCCCCGGCCGAGCGGACACCGCCGGAGGCCGACCTGCTCGTCACCGTGCGGTCCGCCACCCTGCGCCACCACGCCGGGCAGGCCGCGTTCCCGGGCGGGGCCGCCGATCCCGGCGATCCGGACCCGGTGCACACCGCGTTGCGGGAGGCCCGCGAGGAGACCGACCTCGACGTCACCCGACTACGGCCGCTGACCACGCTGAGCAAAATCTTCATCCCCCCGTCGGGGTTTCACGTCGTACCGGTGCTGGCCTACTCGCCCGATCCCGGCCCGGTGCGGGTGGTCGACCCGTCGGAGACCGCGCACGTCACCCGGGTCCCGCTCCGGGCGTTCATCAACCCGGAGAACCGAATCATGGTGTACCGCAAGGAGAACACCCGCCGGTCGGCCGGCCCGGCGTTTCTGCTCAACGAGATGCTGGTGTGGGGGTTCACCGGACAGGTGATCTCGGCGATGCTCGACGTCGCGGGCTGGGCGCAGCCGTGGGACACCGACGACATCCGCGAGCTCGAGGAGGCAATGGCGCTCGTCGGGCGCGGCGGCGACTACCGTGAAGCCCAACTATGA
- a CDS encoding RidA family protein, giving the protein MSASKRLAELGIELPEVVPPVAAYVPAVRTGNLVYTSGQLPMVSGKLPQTGKVGAEVTPEEGKALARTCALNALAAVHALVGIDSVTRVVKVVGFVASAPGFGGQPGVVNGASELLGEIFGAAGAHARSAVGVAELPLNAPVEVEIIVEVA; this is encoded by the coding sequence GTGAGCGCATCGAAGCGGTTGGCCGAACTCGGCATCGAGCTGCCCGAGGTGGTGCCGCCGGTGGCGGCCTACGTCCCGGCCGTGCGCACCGGCAACCTGGTCTACACCTCCGGCCAGCTGCCCATGGTGTCGGGCAAGCTGCCCCAGACCGGCAAGGTCGGCGCGGAGGTCACCCCGGAGGAGGGCAAGGCCCTGGCCCGGACCTGCGCGCTCAACGCGCTGGCCGCGGTGCATGCGCTGGTCGGCATCGACTCGGTGACCCGGGTGGTCAAGGTCGTCGGTTTCGTGGCGTCGGCGCCCGGGTTCGGCGGCCAGCCCGGTGTGGTCAACGGGGCCTCGGAGCTGCTCGGGGAGATCTTCGGTGCGGCCGGCGCGCACGCCCGGTCCGCGGTCGGGGTGGCGGAGTTGCCGCTGAACGCGCCGGTGGAGGTCGAGATCATCGTCGAGGTCGCGTGA